Below is a genomic region from Anoxybacillus flavithermus.
GAGCTGATTTTCGCTATTTGATTTTAACACAGGAATGACAATTTTCTCACCAACGATCAATCGATCGTCTGAACGTTTATTCACTTTCATTACCCATTCAATGAACTGTTGCCGTGACAATTGATGTTCATGTTTATATTGCTCTGCAAGCTCCCATAGTGTATCGCCAGCTGATACCGTAATCTCCACATATTTTTCTTTATCGACAGATTGTGTGACATGCACAAATGCCCATACAAACAAAAAGCTAAATAAGATCATGATTACATAATGTATTTTGCTCATCAAACCTACCCCCTAGAACATTTGTTTGTATTTATGATAACGAGAACTTTTGTTCGTGTCAACTA
It encodes:
- a CDS encoding peptigoglycan-binding protein LysM: MSKIHYVIMILFSFLFVWAFVHVTQSVDKEKYVEITVSAGDTLWELAEQYKHEHQLSRQQFIEWVMKVNKRSDDRLIVGEKIVIPVLKSNSENQLVANKP